A region from the Leptospira venezuelensis genome encodes:
- a CDS encoding amidohydrolase family protein, translating into MNFNRSIITSNFYILKINIILFVVAAICFLIDCKKFAALEDRTTAIINAKIFDGEELIKDHTLIIKGNHIHSIGGDIPADATIIDANGGTLLPGLIDSHVHTDIDGLRDALLFGVTTELEMTGQWMFWERWQLSYRNDIADMRSAGMGITPPGGHPTQYMQLSSNWFLKTFYRYPFVSTPEEAIKFVDKQVEAGSDFIKIIIEDGDTVGTPGLPVIDEATLVASVKASHRRDKMAIAHVTSVAGGRRAISAGVDGLAHMFFDEKPDKELIAKIKSSGAFIVPTLTTLSTAFGNSPHVLISDKRVSSKLSKEWLEALSKTMNVYPKGKLEDAFESVMSLHRAGVDILAGSDVSEPIADLGGLVHGASLHHELQLLVAAGFKPIEALRAATSVPARRFNLNDRGRIFPGARADLFLVDGDPLQNISDTLSIRTVWRAGVQQ; encoded by the coding sequence ATGAACTTTAACAGATCGATTATAACTTCTAATTTTTATATTCTAAAGATAAACATTATATTGTTTGTTGTAGCAGCGATTTGCTTTTTGATTGACTGCAAAAAATTTGCAGCTCTGGAAGATCGAACAACTGCGATCATCAATGCAAAAATTTTCGATGGAGAAGAACTGATTAAAGATCATACTTTAATCATCAAAGGGAATCATATTCATTCCATAGGAGGAGATATTCCCGCAGACGCAACGATTATAGATGCAAATGGTGGGACGTTGCTGCCAGGCTTAATAGATTCACATGTTCATACAGATATAGATGGTTTGCGTGATGCGCTTCTATTCGGAGTGACCACAGAACTCGAGATGACTGGCCAATGGATGTTTTGGGAACGCTGGCAACTTTCCTATCGAAATGATATTGCCGACATGCGTTCCGCAGGTATGGGGATCACTCCTCCTGGTGGACATCCTACACAATACATGCAGTTGAGTAGCAACTGGTTCTTAAAAACATTCTATCGTTATCCATTTGTTTCCACTCCAGAAGAGGCAATCAAGTTCGTAGACAAACAAGTGGAAGCAGGTTCCGACTTCATTAAGATCATTATTGAAGATGGAGACACAGTAGGCACACCGGGACTTCCTGTAATTGATGAGGCGACTCTAGTTGCCTCTGTGAAGGCATCTCATCGTCGGGACAAGATGGCAATCGCACATGTTACTTCTGTTGCAGGAGGACGCAGAGCAATTTCTGCAGGCGTTGATGGATTGGCTCATATGTTCTTTGATGAAAAACCTGACAAAGAACTAATAGCGAAAATTAAGTCTTCGGGAGCTTTCATTGTACCCACATTGACTACACTCTCCACAGCTTTTGGAAATAGTCCGCATGTATTAATCTCAGATAAACGTGTTAGTTCGAAGTTGAGTAAAGAATGGTTAGAGGCTCTTTCTAAAACTATGAATGTTTATCCCAAAGGAAAATTAGAAGATGCTTTCGAAAGTGTAATGTCCCTTCATAGAGCCGGAGTAGATATATTAGCAGGAAGTGATGTATCTGAGCCTATTGCAGATCTTGGAGGACTTGTTCACGGCGCGAGCCTTCATCACGAATTGCAATTATTAGTAGCTGCTGGATTCAAACCTATTGAGGCTTTACGTGCTGCTACCTCTGTTCCTGCGCGAAGATTTAATTTAAACGATCGTGGTAGGATTTTTCCGGGAGCGAGAGCAGACTTATTTTTAGTGGATGGAGATCCACTTCAAAATATTTCGGATACCTTATCTATTCGTACAGTTTGGCGCGCAGGAGTTCAACAATGA
- a CDS encoding transglycosylase domain-containing protein, producing the protein MLETKVRTLTESKFECLSCGTISRLPEGVPTGTVFKLTCYRCGQKALVKYVSSPNETLEEKPSLKEEIPAQTPPVGTPTYHQEKERPVIRPIPKEVPKESPITVLLESLQTKWENWKESWSKNSSEDRPWFQKVRTETESPTAFHRPIKTLSERLLEKGRKFQFPKFRPNIWLVLIPLPLVLVFLIFFWMGVIQREAEVPGLLSIFYIHQPTVIYDRDGRKVSEIFGKKTSNLEWEAYPENLKRMVLLVEDRSFFTHGGIHYSSVLRAFFVNVISFRFKQGASTITQQLARILLNDREKSLGRKLKEAQLAYALESSLDKEKILLHYMNNVYLGHGAFGFASASEFYFGKKPKDLNVSEMIVLASLASAPNRFSPLKNPDLSSGRVEAILRSLENDGALKEDLRPAIQDIYQTFNTRSPGETVYGNRKDDSPYVTEHVRKFLQTMYPDTNIYESGGFSVYTTISQPVQAELQKVVKTHVENLLKGGQVRRNRLTENGKNSDVTPFRNLVAELSPALELFIDTDRFVTGGDSGLQAAVVAVDPQTGDVLLLHGGTEFKSDNQFPRATGMYRQTGSTIKPILYSEAIDSGIANPATHILDAPLIYKNSVSNWMPENIGNQYDGDISLRVALAKSKNTAAVQIAEKLGLGEISAAFERFFFPEEKVLKNRFRRDLSLALGSLELSPLEMASAYSAFANDGNIVRPHLIEKVVDRAGNVVYQRKDQDEFNLKWPQTRKAISPPTAEIMVDLLHGSANHAGVRNTGYRGEVAGKTGTTNDHRDAWFVGVRPGISMAVWLGYDSPSFGMGSSALGGTIAAPLWGTIAKLFDSAESGDKEERKKYQYSQRAVTMEICPESGKLPGPDCPKKTSEIFHPSHLPTETCPLTHKSDAKQELLKNVF; encoded by the coding sequence ATGTTGGAAACTAAGGTCCGCACTCTTACAGAATCAAAGTTTGAATGCCTTTCTTGCGGAACCATTTCCAGGCTGCCGGAAGGAGTTCCGACTGGGACTGTTTTTAAACTTACCTGTTATCGCTGCGGCCAGAAGGCATTGGTCAAGTATGTATCTTCTCCAAATGAAACTCTAGAGGAAAAGCCATCTCTCAAAGAGGAGATTCCAGCACAGACACCACCTGTTGGAACTCCAACATATCATCAAGAGAAAGAAAGACCTGTTATTCGTCCTATTCCAAAAGAAGTCCCCAAAGAATCTCCGATCACGGTTCTCCTAGAAAGTTTACAGACCAAATGGGAGAATTGGAAAGAGTCCTGGTCTAAAAATTCTTCCGAAGACCGTCCCTGGTTTCAAAAAGTTAGAACCGAAACCGAATCACCTACGGCTTTTCATCGTCCGATCAAAACTTTGTCGGAAAGATTATTGGAGAAGGGAAGAAAATTCCAGTTTCCAAAATTCCGACCGAATATCTGGCTCGTTCTGATCCCTTTACCTTTGGTATTAGTGTTCTTGATATTTTTCTGGATGGGAGTTATCCAAAGAGAAGCAGAAGTCCCAGGTCTATTAAGTATTTTTTATATTCATCAGCCCACTGTTATCTATGATAGAGATGGTAGAAAGGTCTCTGAAATTTTTGGCAAGAAGACAAGCAATTTAGAATGGGAAGCATATCCTGAAAATCTAAAAAGAATGGTGCTTCTTGTAGAAGACCGCAGTTTCTTTACTCATGGAGGAATTCATTATTCTTCTGTTTTGCGTGCGTTCTTCGTAAACGTAATCAGTTTTAGATTTAAGCAGGGTGCTTCTACAATTACTCAGCAATTGGCTCGTATCCTTCTGAATGATCGTGAAAAAAGTTTAGGGAGAAAGTTAAAAGAAGCTCAACTTGCTTATGCCTTGGAATCTTCCTTAGATAAAGAAAAGATCCTATTACATTATATGAATAATGTGTATTTGGGTCATGGTGCTTTTGGTTTTGCAAGTGCTTCTGAGTTCTATTTTGGGAAAAAGCCTAAAGACTTGAATGTATCTGAGATGATCGTCCTTGCCTCTTTGGCTTCTGCTCCTAATCGTTTTTCTCCATTAAAAAATCCTGATCTATCTTCCGGAAGAGTAGAGGCAATTTTGCGATCTCTGGAAAATGACGGCGCATTAAAAGAAGATTTAAGACCTGCGATCCAAGACATCTATCAAACATTTAATACACGTTCCCCAGGAGAGACAGTGTATGGAAATCGTAAGGATGATTCTCCTTATGTAACCGAACATGTTAGAAAATTCCTCCAGACAATGTATCCGGACACAAATATATATGAAAGCGGAGGATTTTCCGTTTATACCACAATCTCTCAACCGGTTCAGGCGGAATTGCAGAAGGTGGTCAAAACTCATGTAGAGAATCTTTTGAAGGGAGGACAAGTTAGGCGAAATCGTCTTACGGAGAATGGTAAAAATTCTGATGTTACTCCATTCCGAAATTTAGTCGCTGAACTTTCTCCTGCATTGGAATTATTTATAGATACGGACAGGTTCGTAACTGGTGGAGACAGCGGATTACAAGCTGCAGTTGTAGCAGTAGATCCTCAAACAGGAGATGTTCTTCTTTTACACGGAGGAACTGAATTCAAATCGGATAATCAATTTCCAAGGGCCACCGGAATGTATAGACAAACAGGATCTACTATCAAGCCGATCCTGTATTCGGAAGCGATCGATTCTGGGATCGCAAATCCAGCGACACATATCTTAGATGCACCTCTGATCTATAAAAATTCTGTCTCGAATTGGATGCCCGAAAATATAGGGAACCAATACGACGGAGATATTTCTTTAAGAGTTGCGCTTGCAAAATCTAAAAACACTGCAGCAGTCCAGATCGCCGAAAAACTCGGGTTAGGCGAGATTTCCGCTGCTTTCGAAAGATTTTTCTTTCCTGAAGAAAAAGTTTTGAAAAATAGATTTAGACGAGATCTTTCTTTGGCATTAGGATCTTTAGAACTTTCTCCTTTAGAGATGGCTTCTGCCTACTCTGCATTTGCAAACGATGGGAATATAGTTAGACCTCATCTGATCGAAAAAGTGGTAGATAGAGCGGGTAACGTTGTTTACCAAAGAAAAGACCAGGACGAATTTAATTTGAAATGGCCTCAGACCAGAAAAGCGATCTCACCTCCAACTGCTGAGATTATGGTGGACCTGCTACATGGAAGTGCAAACCATGCGGGAGTTCGAAATACAGGTTATCGTGGAGAAGTCGCCGGGAAAACGGGAACTACGAATGATCATAGAGATGCTTGGTTCGTAGGAGTAAGACCGGGAATTTCTATGGCTGTTTGGTTGGGTTACGATTCTCCTAGCTTTGGAATGGGAAGTTCTGCGTTAGGCGGAACAATTGCCGCTCCTTTATGGGGAACCATCGCTAAACTATTTGATTCTGCAGAATCAGGCGATAAGGAAGAAAGAAAAAAATACCAATATTCCCAAAGAGCGGTAACTATGGAAATCTGTCCTGAATCCGGAAAACTTCCTGGGCCGGATTGTCCGAAAAAGACTAGTGAAATATTTCATCCATCTCATCTTCCTACGGAAACCTGTCCTCTGACCCATAAGTCGGATGCAAAACAGGAGTTATTGAAGAATGTTTTCTAA
- a CDS encoding ChaN family lipoprotein: MLVRIILLLLFPSFLFSQTFKPEVYDSKSKSKVEISSIIEKAKDTDVIIFGEEHNDKVGHVWKLEALKKLASAYPTLLSLEMLEKDQQRSVDEFCKGEITEKGFLNSGKFWPNYQTDYHPMVSFAKENNLPVLAANAPRKYVNLVSHQGLDSLYKIRSPFLPPRYTYNLFRQKEYEELLSAMIAEHSPTGFSPDKQKFIDAQYVWDASMADSIAEAFFLLKRKVVHVNGRFHSDRSLGLTYRLRQMGLNVLTVSIFPSEEGKSFQEEDWKLADFLVITERKPVP, encoded by the coding sequence ATGCTGGTTCGTATTATTCTGCTCCTTCTTTTCCCTTCTTTCTTATTCTCCCAAACTTTTAAACCTGAAGTTTATGATTCAAAAAGTAAATCCAAGGTAGAAATTTCATCTATCATCGAGAAGGCGAAAGATACGGATGTTATTATTTTTGGGGAAGAACATAATGATAAGGTGGGACATGTTTGGAAATTGGAGGCTTTAAAAAAATTGGCATCTGCATATCCGACACTTCTTTCCTTGGAGATGTTGGAGAAGGATCAGCAAAGATCAGTGGACGAATTCTGCAAAGGAGAAATTACCGAAAAAGGTTTTCTGAATTCAGGAAAATTTTGGCCAAATTACCAAACGGATTATCATCCTATGGTTTCTTTTGCAAAAGAAAATAATCTTCCAGTTCTTGCGGCTAACGCTCCTCGAAAATATGTAAACCTTGTATCTCACCAAGGTTTGGATTCTTTATATAAGATCAGATCTCCCTTTCTTCCTCCTCGATATACATATAATTTATTCAGACAAAAAGAATATGAAGAACTTCTGTCCGCGATGATCGCGGAACATTCTCCTACAGGGTTTTCTCCTGATAAACAAAAGTTTATAGACGCTCAATATGTTTGGGATGCTTCCATGGCGGATTCTATTGCAGAGGCATTCTTTTTATTAAAAAGAAAAGTAGTTCATGTGAACGGGAGATTCCATTCTGATCGAAGTTTAGGACTGACATATAGGCTCAGACAGATGGGACTGAATGTCTTGACAGTCAGCATTTTTCCTTCGGAAGAAGGTAAAAGTTTTCAAGAAGAAGATTGGAAATTGGCAGATTTCCTAGTAATCACCGAAAGAAAACCAGTGCCATAA
- a CDS encoding dienelactone hydrolase family protein: MNTETVTIKTAHGEMQTFVAYPDSSPSPCILVLQEAFGVNDHIKDVAIRFAKEGYLAVAPELYYRTAPPGFAGSYEDFMALKPHFSQLTPENLQSDLNAVLDWIKINPKSIPDRIASIGYCLGGWVSFLANSLYTFKAAISYYGSRIVQTSEEYSPKQNAPLLLVWAGKDRSVKQTHIAAISELLKSSGKNYVELVFSEAEHGFFCDARAAYHKTSAAQAWAITLAFLKEYL, translated from the coding sequence ATGAATACTGAAACTGTTACTATCAAAACAGCTCATGGGGAAATGCAAACGTTCGTGGCTTATCCGGATTCTTCTCCTTCTCCCTGTATTTTAGTATTACAAGAAGCTTTTGGAGTAAACGATCATATCAAAGATGTTGCGATCCGATTCGCAAAAGAAGGTTATCTTGCAGTTGCTCCTGAACTTTATTATAGAACTGCACCTCCTGGATTTGCGGGAAGTTACGAAGACTTCATGGCGTTAAAACCTCATTTTAGCCAATTGACTCCTGAGAATTTACAATCGGATTTGAATGCGGTATTAGATTGGATAAAAATAAATCCTAAAAGTATTCCCGATCGGATCGCAAGTATAGGTTATTGTTTGGGTGGGTGGGTTTCCTTTTTGGCAAACTCACTTTATACATTCAAGGCAGCGATTTCGTATTATGGATCCAGAATAGTCCAAACCTCGGAAGAATATTCTCCCAAACAAAACGCACCTTTACTCTTGGTTTGGGCAGGTAAGGATAGAAGTGTAAAACAAACTCATATAGCTGCGATCTCTGAATTACTAAAGAGTTCGGGAAAAAATTATGTGGAGTTGGTTTTTTCGGAAGCAGAGCATGGATTCTTCTGTGATGCAAGAGCTGCCTACCATAAAACTTCTGCCGCTCAGGCTTGGGCAATCACATTAGCTTTTTTGAAAGAATATCTGTAG
- a CDS encoding glutathione peroxidase, with product MIVSSSLFAAPKAVYDFTVKDIKGKDIALSKYKGKTLLIVNVASKCGYTYQYENLEKVYKKYKEKGFEIVGFPANNFLSQEPGSDAEIEQFCRVKKGATFDMMSKISVKGEDQHPLYTYLTSSSPDPGDVKWNFEKFLISPAGKIVARFRSGTEPDSKEVTDQIEKNLK from the coding sequence ATGATTGTTTCCTCTTCTTTATTCGCAGCTCCAAAAGCGGTTTATGATTTTACTGTAAAGGATATCAAAGGAAAGGATATAGCACTTTCTAAATACAAAGGAAAAACATTACTTATCGTAAACGTTGCTTCTAAATGTGGATATACCTACCAATACGAAAACTTGGAAAAGGTTTATAAAAAATATAAGGAGAAGGGCTTCGAGATCGTCGGTTTTCCCGCGAATAATTTTCTCTCCCAAGAACCTGGTAGCGATGCAGAGATAGAACAATTCTGTAGAGTGAAAAAAGGCGCTACGTTTGATATGATGTCCAAGATCTCAGTCAAGGGAGAAGATCAACATCCTCTCTATACCTATCTAACTTCTTCATCTCCGGACCCAGGTGATGTGAAATGGAATTTCGAAAAGTTCTTAATCTCTCCTGCTGGCAAGATCGTAGCAAGATTTCGTTCTGGAACAGAACCGGATAGCAAAGAAGTTACAGACCAAATTGAGAAAAATTTGAAATAA
- a CDS encoding neutral/alkaline non-lysosomal ceramidase N-terminal domain-containing protein, whose translation MKNIYSKFFTLALALIFSLTGCDQKSDDDKLLELAVSSNGVKESGSNPILNTLALPTSTPADVFLVGAGKVDITGPFVQSSTGYNSPGDEMSGLAMRLYSRAFVIERPGGAKVAIVTNDMIHMYQSVKIGVVKKLQADGYGSAFNNDNVLLFATHTHSAPSNISWYTLFNLFNGVIGFDKVHYNIVVNGIADSIKAAYNNRREARIKFVAGNLSNFANNRSSAAYAWNLDKSNYSSNVNETMSLLRFEGTDGSPIGLLNWFAVHGTSLGITNRRAHGDNKGYASYLVENTFGGNFVAAFPQGPMGDVSPNTPDPTDITKPFLRPNDIDPSLDALENPIVHGTKQGSKALELYNAATTTLTGNIGYRHSHVVWNNKVSVDPSYIGAFTMPWDTGTGNTTCVATIGGGFLAGDEEGAPVEFAKEGEIRNNFVFENGAWVKKNYSLTNLSGAAQILGYLWPLAQLALSSTKYEACDKEKFTLLPVGEVDSFWFPNPQVPFVPVVLPLQVITIGNTAIVASPFEVTTNAGRRLKAKLTTTLAPVGISNVVVGAMANAYAQYLTTREEYSAQNFEGGFTAYGPWANAALIQEFDRIAKDIVANRSTTAGPNPPDLSNQQFIQTWLSQNGIVNDGGDFGKVLTDSNSSYNRTKDTVMVKFQGSHPRVVQDKKLDGSLSSYYDPNTYTYLEIQKKNGSSWTTGANDNNPYTAYDWARTGGDLSATSEVTITWLIRNQQAGTYRVVYNGLAKQFWGIFWTYKKFTGTSKEFVLQ comes from the coding sequence ATGAAAAACATATATTCGAAATTTTTTACCTTGGCATTGGCTTTGATCTTCAGCTTAACAGGTTGTGATCAGAAATCAGACGACGATAAACTATTGGAACTGGCCGTTTCTTCTAATGGAGTAAAAGAATCCGGCTCTAATCCCATTCTCAACACTCTTGCGTTACCTACATCTACACCTGCGGACGTGTTTTTGGTAGGGGCTGGAAAGGTCGATATTACTGGGCCCTTTGTGCAATCGAGTACCGGATATAATAGTCCAGGTGACGAGATGTCAGGTCTGGCCATGAGGCTTTATTCTAGAGCATTCGTGATCGAACGTCCTGGTGGAGCTAAGGTAGCGATCGTTACCAACGATATGATCCACATGTATCAAAGCGTAAAGATAGGTGTCGTTAAAAAGTTACAAGCCGACGGTTATGGATCTGCGTTTAATAATGATAATGTGCTTCTGTTTGCGACCCATACACATTCTGCTCCTTCTAATATTTCTTGGTACACATTATTCAATCTATTCAACGGAGTGATCGGTTTTGATAAGGTTCATTATAATATAGTGGTGAACGGTATCGCAGATTCTATTAAGGCAGCTTATAATAATAGAAGAGAAGCAAGGATCAAATTTGTAGCAGGGAATCTTTCCAATTTTGCAAATAACAGATCTTCTGCTGCTTATGCTTGGAACTTGGACAAATCAAATTATTCATCTAATGTAAACGAAACAATGAGTCTGCTTCGTTTTGAAGGCACTGACGGTTCTCCGATAGGATTGCTGAACTGGTTTGCTGTCCACGGAACTTCTCTCGGAATTACAAATCGTAGGGCGCACGGAGACAATAAAGGATACGCTTCTTACCTTGTGGAAAACACTTTTGGTGGGAATTTTGTGGCAGCATTTCCTCAGGGTCCAATGGGGGATGTTAGTCCGAATACTCCCGATCCTACAGATATAACAAAACCTTTCTTAAGACCGAATGATATAGATCCTAGTCTGGATGCTTTGGAAAATCCTATTGTTCATGGAACGAAGCAAGGAAGTAAAGCATTAGAATTATATAATGCAGCAACTACAACTCTTACTGGAAATATCGGTTATAGACATTCTCATGTAGTTTGGAATAATAAAGTTTCGGTAGATCCCTCGTATATAGGTGCATTTACTATGCCATGGGATACTGGCACTGGAAATACAACATGTGTTGCCACAATCGGTGGCGGGTTTTTGGCAGGTGATGAAGAAGGTGCTCCTGTAGAATTTGCGAAGGAAGGAGAGATCCGTAACAATTTTGTATTCGAGAACGGTGCCTGGGTTAAAAAGAATTATTCTTTAACGAACTTGAGCGGTGCCGCTCAGATTCTTGGATATCTTTGGCCTCTCGCTCAATTAGCTTTGAGTTCCACAAAGTATGAGGCATGTGATAAAGAAAAATTCACTCTTCTTCCAGTGGGAGAAGTGGATAGTTTCTGGTTCCCAAATCCTCAGGTGCCATTCGTTCCTGTAGTTCTTCCTTTGCAAGTGATCACTATAGGTAATACTGCGATTGTAGCTTCTCCTTTTGAAGTGACTACGAATGCAGGAAGAAGATTGAAAGCAAAGTTGACTACAACTCTTGCTCCGGTAGGAATCTCCAACGTGGTTGTGGGGGCGATGGCAAACGCTTATGCTCAATATCTAACTACTCGTGAGGAATATTCAGCCCAAAACTTCGAAGGTGGATTTACCGCTTATGGCCCTTGGGCAAACGCAGCATTGATACAGGAATTCGATAGGATCGCTAAGGATATAGTAGCGAATCGTTCTACAACTGCAGGTCCAAATCCTCCAGATCTTTCTAACCAACAGTTTATACAAACTTGGTTATCCCAAAACGGTATAGTGAACGATGGAGGAGATTTCGGAAAAGTTCTAACTGATTCGAATTCTTCCTATAATAGGACCAAAGATACTGTGATGGTAAAATTCCAGGGATCACATCCGAGAGTGGTTCAGGATAAAAAACTGGATGGATCTCTTTCTTCTTATTATGATCCGAATACATATACGTATTTGGAGATCCAGAAGAAAAACGGAAGTTCTTGGACTACTGGTGCCAACGATAATAATCCGTATACGGCTTATGATTGGGCTAGAACAGGTGGGGATCTTTCGGCTACATCCGAAGTTACGATCACTTGGTTGATACGGAACCAACAAGCTGGTACGTATAGAGTTGTATACAACGGTTTGGCGAAACAGTTCTGGGGAATTTTCTGGACTTACAAAAAATTCACCGGAACTTCCAAGGAGTTCGTTTTGCAATAA
- a CDS encoding YiiD C-terminal domain-containing protein, with protein sequence MTEKFDVLSIPFNVHIQLSRPKQGEDALLVMEDKPIYKNHVGSGHAAALFALAEGSGGEYLLSRVASLPFEIIPVVRKSEVKYKKPAQGRVVSKGVIDEQEWSAFMAQLEKKGRAGLTVGVELFDETQANVASFSFDWFIAKK encoded by the coding sequence ATGACAGAGAAATTCGACGTTTTATCCATACCATTCAACGTACATATCCAGCTTTCCAGGCCTAAACAAGGAGAGGATGCTCTCTTGGTCATGGAAGATAAACCAATCTATAAAAATCATGTAGGCTCCGGACATGCTGCGGCGTTATTCGCTCTTGCGGAGGGAAGTGGAGGAGAGTATTTGCTGTCCAGAGTTGCTTCTCTTCCTTTTGAAATTATTCCTGTAGTGCGTAAGTCCGAAGTAAAATACAAGAAACCTGCACAAGGAAGAGTAGTGTCCAAGGGAGTGATCGACGAGCAGGAATGGTCTGCATTTATGGCCCAACTCGAAAAGAAAGGGAGAGCGGGGCTTACTGTTGGAGTAGAACTTTTTGACGAGACACAAGCGAATGTAGCAAGTTTTAGTTTTGATTGGTTCATTGCTAAAAAATAA
- a CDS encoding thiolase family protein: protein MKLETKLAICTPLRTPFAQIAKGLGAYPAHHLGKIVAESIIQKSGINKEDIDGIVVGEGFPSSPNPARVIANLIGLRDKIPSITLSNNCVSGIEAISEAARRIILGEGEVFLVIGEESQTDMPFIVKNARLNKKTGSLEKLNKLLPDNLPEGVELRDTLEDGLDDGENSYGMQVTAEILAQNYELSREITDKVAFESFKRTYDASMEGRYEPFIIPVKDQEGNLLKIDEAVELRKGLVENPSRMGRAMLLFENPQSKFEDFKKKYGKDLKKTHGPTVSIFNASPRSDGAAGVIITTVEKANALGLKIEGLLSGWRMKGVHPNLMGLGQAVATEGLLEDLQLKLEDMDYVEIHEAYASTAVAAMEQLRMDTGWDWEKKFDEKKINPNGGSIAIGHPFGATGVRLVNNAIMDLQEDPKANRVLLTACAHGGIAGSMLIERYKA, encoded by the coding sequence ATGAAACTCGAAACTAAACTAGCAATTTGCACACCACTTAGAACTCCGTTCGCACAGATCGCAAAAGGATTAGGAGCTTATCCGGCTCATCATTTAGGAAAGATCGTTGCAGAGAGTATTATCCAAAAGAGTGGGATAAACAAAGAAGATATAGACGGTATCGTAGTTGGAGAAGGTTTCCCAAGTTCTCCAAATCCAGCTCGTGTAATCGCAAATCTAATAGGGCTTAGAGACAAAATTCCTTCGATAACTTTATCCAATAACTGCGTATCTGGGATCGAAGCGATCTCAGAAGCAGCAAGAAGGATTATATTGGGAGAAGGAGAAGTATTCCTTGTAATCGGAGAAGAATCTCAAACCGACATGCCTTTTATCGTAAAAAATGCCCGCTTGAATAAAAAAACAGGATCATTAGAAAAACTGAATAAACTTCTTCCTGATAATCTTCCGGAAGGAGTCGAGCTTAGGGATACTCTTGAAGACGGTTTAGATGATGGGGAAAATTCTTACGGAATGCAGGTGACTGCGGAGATTCTTGCTCAGAATTACGAATTGTCTCGTGAAATCACTGACAAGGTAGCATTCGAATCATTTAAACGAACTTACGATGCTTCAATGGAAGGAAGATACGAACCATTTATCATTCCTGTAAAAGACCAAGAAGGCAATTTGCTGAAAATTGACGAGGCAGTTGAACTCAGAAAAGGTCTCGTGGAAAATCCAAGTCGAATGGGGAGAGCCATGCTTCTTTTTGAGAATCCTCAAAGTAAGTTTGAAGATTTTAAGAAAAAATACGGCAAGGATCTTAAGAAGACGCATGGACCTACTGTTTCCATCTTCAACGCAAGCCCTCGTTCAGACGGAGCCGCCGGCGTGATCATCACCACTGTAGAGAAGGCAAATGCTCTGGGCTTAAAGATAGAAGGGTTACTTTCCGGATGGAGAATGAAAGGAGTTCATCCTAATCTGATGGGACTTGGACAAGCAGTTGCCACTGAAGGTCTGTTGGAAGATCTACAGTTGAAATTAGAAGATATGGATTACGTTGAGATCCATGAAGCGTATGCTTCAACAGCGGTTGCAGCAATGGAACAGTTGAGAATGGATACCGGCTGGGATTGGGAGAAAAAATTCGATGAGAAGAAGATCAATCCAAATGGAGGCTCCATTGCGATCGGTCACCCATTTGGAGCTACAGGGGTTCGCTTGGTGAATAATGCTATCATGGATCTGCAAGAAGATCCAAAAGCAAATAGAGTATTACTCACAGCATGTGCTCATGGAGGAATTGCAGGTTCCATGTTGATCGAAAGATATAAAGCTTAA